A single window of Caldimicrobium thiodismutans DNA harbors:
- a CDS encoding TIGR02186 family protein: MKIFIGFCFILLFLIHYPLLASDEITVKPKEIQVSFFYKGERLQISATPNSCQDDFIIKITSEQKEESTFKTIEKVGGLIWMKVNDIHYKNLPLFYYIYSNKPIESILPKKILENYDLGFAVLGEKAEIFPLKDPNQKIKFWQEYLKYQGKHRLYEEKVVQFTCNEDKAPKLEATLDWPYQAPPGEYQVELYEVKQGTIVKEIRESIKVSQVGLVKVLADFSKNQALIYGIFSVIIALVAGFLVGLIFKKGGH; this comes from the coding sequence ATGAAAATTTTTATAGGTTTCTGTTTTATTCTTTTGTTTTTAATTCATTATCCCCTTTTGGCCTCAGATGAGATAACCGTTAAGCCCAAGGAGATTCAAGTGTCCTTCTTTTATAAAGGGGAAAGACTACAAATCTCAGCAACTCCTAACTCTTGCCAGGATGATTTTATTATAAAAATAACTTCAGAACAAAAAGAAGAAAGCACCTTCAAAACCATTGAAAAGGTTGGTGGTCTCATCTGGATGAAAGTTAACGATATCCATTATAAAAATCTTCCCCTCTTCTATTACATTTATAGCAATAAGCCTATTGAAAGTATTTTACCCAAGAAAATTCTTGAAAATTATGACCTTGGGTTTGCAGTTCTTGGAGAAAAGGCTGAAATCTTTCCTCTTAAAGATCCAAATCAAAAAATAAAGTTTTGGCAAGAATATCTGAAATATCAGGGCAAACATCGCCTTTATGAGGAAAAGGTTGTCCAATTTACTTGTAATGAGGATAAAGCACCCAAATTAGAGGCTACTCTTGATTGGCCCTATCAGGCTCCTCCAGGTGAATATCAGGTAGAATTATATGAAGTAAAGCAGGGAACCATAGTTAAAGAGATAAGAGAATCCATAAAAGTTTCTCAGGTAGGGCTTGTTAAGGTTTTAGCTGATTTTTCAAAAAACCAGGCCCTAATTTATGGTATTTTTTCTGTTATTATAGCTCTTGTAGCTGGTTTCTTGGTTGGACTAATCTTTAAGAAAGGAGGCCACTAA
- a CDS encoding CheR family methyltransferase, whose protein sequence is MEKEIFDFFTALVEKVSGISYQQGKEYLLESRLTELALTLGYKDLSSFYQKVRTGLTSSLINQIVDTLTTNETYFFRDQHPFETLKKDIFPDLFQKRVSEKKINIWSAACSTGQEPYSIAILLSEYFQNFLNTYRVSIYATDISESSLKKAKEGIYNQIEVNRGLPVTFLVKYFKQAGGNWQIDEKVKKLVKFEFLNLLEIDKKVRDTFDLIFCRYVLIYFSKEVKAKVFQSLWKTLNKGGYLLLGATEIPPVNPPDMEKKLLGKTVAFYKKEA, encoded by the coding sequence ATGGAGAAAGAGATCTTTGATTTTTTTACAGCCTTAGTTGAAAAGGTAAGTGGAATTTCTTATCAACAGGGAAAAGAATATCTCCTGGAAAGCAGACTTACTGAACTTGCCCTTACCCTTGGTTATAAAGACCTTTCTTCCTTTTACCAAAAGGTCAGAACAGGACTAACTTCTTCTCTTATAAACCAAATTGTGGATACCTTAACAACAAATGAAACCTATTTTTTTAGAGATCAACATCCCTTTGAGACCTTAAAAAAAGACATTTTTCCGGATCTTTTTCAAAAGCGAGTATCAGAAAAAAAGATAAATATTTGGTCAGCGGCTTGTTCAACAGGGCAGGAGCCTTATAGTATTGCCATCTTGCTCTCAGAGTATTTTCAGAATTTTCTAAATACCTATAGAGTCTCTATTTATGCTACAGATATTTCAGAAAGTTCTCTTAAAAAAGCAAAAGAGGGAATTTATAATCAAATCGAGGTAAACAGGGGATTACCGGTTACCTTTCTTGTGAAATACTTCAAACAGGCTGGTGGAAACTGGCAAATTGATGAAAAGGTAAAAAAACTTGTGAAGTTTGAATTTTTAAATCTTCTTGAGATAGATAAAAAGGTTAGAGACACCTTTGATCTAATTTTTTGCCGATATGTTTTAATCTATTTTTCCAAAGAGGTTAAAGCTAAGGTGTTTCAATCCCTTTGGAAGACCCTGAATAAAGGTGGATACTTACTCCTTGGCGCAACAGAAATTCCTCCGGTGAATCCCCCAGATATGGAAAAAAAGCTCTTAGGAAAGACGGTTGCCTTTTACAAAAAGGAAGCTTAA
- a CDS encoding chemotaxis response regulator CheY — MALDTNIKVLIVDDFSTMRKIIRNILTQLGFKNILEADDGTTALEILSKEKVDLIISDWNMPKMSGLDLLKAVRANEATKDLPFVMVTAEAQKENILEAIKYKVSQYIVKPFTPETLKEKLEKVFGG; from the coding sequence ATGGCACTTGATACAAATATAAAAGTCCTTATTGTAGATGACTTTTCTACTATGAGAAAGATTATTCGCAATATTTTGACTCAGCTTGGATTTAAGAATATCTTAGAGGCAGATGATGGAACCACAGCCTTAGAGATTTTATCAAAGGAAAAGGTTGATCTAATTATCTCTGATTGGAATATGCCCAAGATGAGTGGCCTTGATCTTTTAAAGGCAGTTAGGGCCAATGAAGCCACTAAGGATCTTCCTTTTGTTATGGTTACTGCTGAAGCTCAAAAGGAAAACATTCTTGAAGCCATCAAGTATAAGGTAAGTCAATATATTGTAAAACCCTTTACACCTGAGACACTTAAAGAAAAGCTTGAAAAGGTCTTTGGAGGATAG
- a CDS encoding response regulator, whose protein sequence is MKKALVVDDSKAIRQIERKYLEELGFFVLEAENGEEALKVLKENSDITLILLDWHMPVMNGYEFLKKVRENPEWSEIKIMMVTTENQQKSVIDAIMAGANEYLMKPFDKEMLETKIQYLFEGF, encoded by the coding sequence ATGAAAAAGGCCCTTGTAGTTGATGATTCCAAGGCTATAAGACAGATTGAGAGGAAGTATTTAGAGGAGCTTGGCTTTTTTGTTTTAGAGGCTGAAAACGGTGAAGAGGCCTTAAAAGTTCTTAAAGAAAATTCAGATATAACTCTTATTCTTCTTGACTGGCACATGCCTGTTATGAATGGCTATGAGTTTTTAAAGAAAGTGCGGGAAAATCCTGAATGGTCTGAGATAAAGATTATGATGGTCACTACTGAAAATCAACAAAAATCTGTTATTGATGCTATTATGGCAGGAGCTAATGAGTATCTCATGAAGCCCTTTGATAAAGAGATGCTTGAAACAAAGATTCAATATCTTTTTGAAGGATTCTAA
- a CDS encoding sigma-54-dependent transcriptional regulator gives MGEIHKNFSILIVEDEEISLKYLIRLLEKEGFSVEGVQTGNEALERIKKGSYDLILLDLRLPDINGLDLLPEIRNFDEDIHIIIITAYGSIETAVSAIKKGASDYLTKPIEIEELLLKINHFYEKKRLQRENIALKSSQEILEKHTFVAKSKAMQEVLKIIDEIKDTDTTILITGETGTGKTALAKYIHFTSKRKNRPFIAINCSLYTEELLASELFGYEKGAFTGAFKSKPGHIELAHEGTLFLDEITEIPVNLQAKFLKVLEDKEILRLGGTKPIKVDVRFVAATNKNIHVEIEKWYFRRDLYYRISIIEINLPPLRDRKEDIQPLAELFLQKYNQKFKKKIKGFTKEAWKVLMDYTFPGNVRELENIIERSVLLCKEEYIAPDLFPQSLQISTVLTLNTQNIKSLEEISREYAKKVLEFFGGNKTKTAEVLGISRTSLWRLLKED, from the coding sequence ATGGGAGAAATTCATAAAAATTTTTCTATTCTTATTGTGGAAGATGAAGAGATCTCTCTTAAATATCTCATCAGATTATTAGAAAAAGAGGGATTTTCTGTTGAGGGAGTTCAAACAGGAAATGAGGCCTTAGAAAGAATTAAAAAAGGGTCCTATGATCTCATTTTACTTGATTTACGTCTACCAGATATAAATGGCCTTGATCTTCTCCCAGAAATTAGGAACTTTGATGAGGATATTCATATTATTATCATTACTGCCTATGGAAGTATAGAAACAGCTGTTTCAGCCATTAAAAAGGGAGCCTCAGATTATTTAACTAAACCCATTGAAATAGAAGAGCTTCTTTTAAAAATAAATCATTTTTATGAAAAAAAACGCTTGCAAAGAGAAAATATAGCCCTCAAAAGTTCCCAAGAAATTTTAGAAAAACATACCTTTGTGGCAAAAAGCAAGGCTATGCAAGAGGTCTTGAAGATTATTGATGAAATCAAGGACACAGATACAACTATACTTATCACAGGGGAAACAGGCACAGGAAAAACAGCTCTTGCCAAATACATTCACTTTACAAGCAAGCGAAAAAATCGCCCTTTTATTGCCATAAACTGCTCCCTATATACTGAAGAATTATTAGCCAGTGAGCTTTTTGGCTATGAAAAAGGAGCCTTTACAGGAGCTTTTAAATCCAAACCAGGACATATTGAACTTGCCCATGAAGGAACCCTTTTCTTAGATGAGATAACTGAAATTCCAGTTAATCTGCAGGCTAAATTTCTTAAGGTTCTCGAAGATAAAGAGATCTTGCGATTAGGAGGAACTAAACCTATAAAAGTAGATGTAAGATTTGTGGCTGCAACCAATAAAAATATTCATGTAGAAATTGAAAAGTGGTATTTCAGAAGAGATCTTTATTATCGCATCTCAATTATAGAAATAAATCTTCCCCCTCTCAGGGATAGAAAGGAAGATATTCAACCCTTAGCCGAACTCTTTCTTCAAAAATATAATCAAAAATTTAAAAAGAAGATAAAAGGATTCACCAAAGAGGCATGGAAGGTCCTAATGGACTATACCTTTCCAGGTAATGTTAGAGAACTCGAAAATATTATTGAGCGCTCTGTCCTTCTCTGTAAAGAAGAATACATTGCTCCAGATTTATTTCCTCAGAGTCTTCAAATCTCCACTGTCTTAACTTTAAACACTCAAAATATAAAATCATTGGAAGAAATATCCCGAGAATATGCCAAAAAGGTGCTGGAATTTTTTGGAGGAAATAAGACCAAAACAGCCGAGGTGCTCGGTATTTCAAGGACAAGCCTGTGGAGACTTCTTAAAGAGGACTAA
- a CDS encoding sigma-70 family RNA polymerase sigma factor: MKSQHFKPPIEKVIDDFLPRINHLANKYAYLGQPVLSKEDLVSAGVIGLIEAYHRFDPSKKVNFRTYAEYRIKGAILDEIRKIDIIPRSVREKTSELEEKVRELYLKLGRMPEEEEVAESLGISLEEYQKLLENIKGISFIDIDAFKQKIPELEEEDIFEFLAGASSQNDPIENYTLKELTEKLAEAMEVLSEKERLILALYYYEDLNMKEIARVLGYTEGRISQLHQQALIKLRTYLNIKF, from the coding sequence GTGAAAAGTCAACATTTTAAACCCCCGATAGAAAAGGTCATTGATGATTTTTTGCCAAGGATCAATCATTTAGCCAATAAATATGCCTATCTTGGCCAACCTGTTTTATCCAAGGAAGACCTTGTTTCTGCAGGAGTAATTGGTCTTATTGAGGCTTATCATCGCTTTGACCCTTCTAAAAAGGTCAATTTTAGAACTTATGCAGAATATAGAATTAAGGGAGCTATACTTGATGAAATCAGAAAAATTGATATAATACCAAGAAGTGTCAGGGAAAAGACCTCTGAGCTTGAAGAAAAAGTAAGAGAGTTATATCTTAAGCTCGGGCGGATGCCTGAGGAAGAAGAAGTGGCTGAGTCCCTTGGTATCTCCTTAGAGGAGTATCAGAAGCTTCTTGAAAACATTAAAGGTATATCCTTTATTGACATTGATGCTTTTAAACAGAAGATACCAGAACTTGAAGAGGAGGATATTTTTGAATTCCTGGCTGGGGCATCTTCTCAAAACGATCCTATAGAAAACTATACCTTAAAGGAACTCACAGAGAAATTAGCAGAAGCCATGGAAGTATTATCGGAAAAGGAGAGATTGATTTTGGCTTTGTATTATTATGAGGACCTTAATATGAAGGAAATTGCAAGGGTTCTTGGCTATACTGAAGGAAGAATTTCGCAACTTCACCAGCAGGCTTTGATCAAATTAAGAACTTATTTAAATATTAAATTTTAA
- a CDS encoding pyruvate kinase alpha/beta domain-containing protein: MSYFAKPGPENTKACLETVLKVIEERGIRDIVVASTYGDTGLIFAEALKDKDVNLVIVTHNVGFREPGTHEMTEEVRERLKKLGAKVYTGTMALRGIGSAIKSQFHYSEETLIAQTLRIFGQGLKVCVEIVVMACDAGLIPPEDVIAVAGTARGADTVALIKAMPSNKFFNLKVREILAKPGDW; encoded by the coding sequence ATGTCATATTTTGCTAAGCCAGGGCCTGAAAATACAAAGGCTTGTCTTGAGACTGTTTTAAAGGTCATTGAGGAACGAGGTATTCGGGATATTGTAGTTGCCTCAACTTATGGGGATACGGGGCTTATTTTTGCAGAAGCTCTTAAAGATAAAGATGTAAATTTAGTAATTGTTACCCATAATGTTGGTTTTAGGGAACCAGGAACGCATGAGATGACAGAGGAGGTAAGGGAAAGACTGAAAAAGCTTGGAGCTAAGGTCTATACTGGGACCATGGCCTTAAGGGGTATTGGTTCAGCGATAAAGAGCCAATTCCATTATTCTGAGGAGACTCTCATTGCACAAACTTTAAGGATTTTCGGACAGGGTCTTAAGGTCTGTGTAGAGATTGTAGTTATGGCCTGTGATGCTGGTCTTATCCCCCCAGAAGATGTTATTGCGGTAGCGGGAACAGCAAGAGGTGCAGATACAGTAGCCCTAATTAAGGCCATGCCTTCAAATAAATTTTTTAATCTAAAGGTAAGAGAAATCTTAGCCAAACCAGGGGATTGGTGA
- a CDS encoding universal stress protein translates to MYETILVAYDGSEYSRAGLKEACAWIKRHGGTLFLMHVIYFNEEEFLLYPDIREKRFEQGKKLCDEAKAEITKHFGIQAQCILKEGDPSEAILHEAETLKAKLIVTGTYGKKGLLKRLVLGSVSTELALNSPIDVLVVKKPCEECKGDYNSILVPFDDSVASRLALKKAFRFYNEYGSSIHVCYILPRYQELIEFYITPSIKEKIIVEGKKILSSAENMAKEAKIPIELIMDEGSPAEKIVEIAERKKIDLLIIGPYGWKKGLDRKLIGSTTEKILHLINIPVLIAKEE, encoded by the coding sequence ATGTATGAGACTATTTTAGTTGCCTACGATGGTTCAGAATACAGCCGGGCTGGACTCAAAGAGGCCTGCGCTTGGATAAAAAGACATGGAGGCACATTATTTTTAATGCATGTCATCTATTTCAACGAGGAAGAATTCCTGCTTTACCCCGATATACGGGAGAAACGCTTTGAGCAAGGTAAAAAGCTCTGCGATGAGGCCAAGGCAGAGATCACAAAACACTTTGGGATACAAGCCCAATGTATTCTTAAAGAAGGGGATCCCTCTGAGGCTATTCTACACGAAGCAGAGACCTTGAAGGCCAAGCTTATTGTGACAGGCACTTATGGAAAAAAGGGTCTTTTAAAAAGATTGGTTCTTGGGAGTGTAAGCACAGAGCTTGCCTTAAATTCTCCAATTGATGTTTTGGTGGTAAAAAAGCCCTGTGAGGAATGTAAGGGAGATTATAATTCAATACTTGTGCCCTTTGACGATTCAGTGGCAAGCCGACTGGCTCTTAAAAAGGCCTTTAGGTTTTATAATGAATATGGCTCCTCTATTCATGTTTGTTATATTCTTCCGAGATATCAGGAATTGATAGAATTTTATATAACCCCCTCGATTAAAGAAAAAATAATTGTTGAGGGTAAAAAAATCCTTTCTTCAGCTGAAAATATGGCCAAAGAGGCAAAGATTCCCATTGAGTTAATTATGGATGAGGGATCACCAGCTGAAAAAATAGTTGAAATTGCTGAGAGAAAAAAGATTGACCTTCTTATTATTGGACCTTATGGATGGAAAAAAGGCCTTGATAGAAAGTTAATAGGAAGCACTACGGAAAAGATATTACATTTGATAAATATTCCAGTTTTAATTGCCAAGGAGGAATAA
- a CDS encoding universal stress protein — protein sequence MAKGYRKILIIYRNSPEFLRESFKLAKKEGTWVVVLKPLPTYEGELHLTGIKNLEEILEGYKLKEYKQIKELTEEERVLAKIRVEEIEKEEDILDIAIEENCDLIVIEPKKPTLFERLLSLKDRLIELLIDQSPCPVFIIRN from the coding sequence ATGGCTAAAGGGTATAGAAAAATTTTAATTATTTACAGAAATTCACCTGAATTTTTGCGAGAAAGCTTTAAATTAGCCAAAAAAGAGGGCACATGGGTAGTAGTTTTAAAACCCTTGCCTACATATGAAGGAGAGCTTCATTTAACCGGTATTAAAAATCTGGAAGAGATTTTAGAAGGATATAAACTTAAAGAGTATAAACAAATAAAAGAGTTAACTGAAGAAGAAAGGGTGCTTGCTAAGATTAGGGTAGAAGAGATTGAAAAAGAAGAGGATATATTGGATATAGCTATAGAGGAAAATTGTGATCTTATCGTGATTGAACCCAAAAAACCAACGCTTTTTGAAAGGTTATTGTCTCTTAAGGACAGATTGATAGAGCTTTTGATTGATCAATCGCCCTGTCCGGTGTTTATTATCAGGAACTAA
- a CDS encoding flagellar biosynthesis protein FlhF, protein MRIKKIRAKNMVEALRKVKDELGEEAVILDSGKIKENGLELYEVVAAVEEHEIENSIISETSSYSERGLSIYEDLRKDILEIKGALRELLQSNSKGLAVKLLKEGVPEEIVEKLEKSSQDLPQFVLSALKSKGVNPLSRLQVFVGEPGVGKTTSLFKLAFWYRVHKNSKVAILSVDNYKIGGKEQSQKLSNLLEIPFYQSDWEDFQKFQREFFSQYDFLLIDTPSLSKRFTIHDLYDLFKLYPFLRFYWVVRVTENAENMLKLWEDLKDLPVDGIILTFLDRLYSGYRLFWLLKEEIPAPLFGTTGERIPEDLEILEGKTLLGLFLRGIKDKVLE, encoded by the coding sequence ATGCGCATAAAGAAGATAAGGGCCAAAAACATGGTTGAGGCCTTAAGAAAGGTCAAGGATGAGCTGGGTGAGGAAGCAGTGATTCTTGATTCAGGAAAGATTAAAGAAAATGGACTTGAATTATACGAGGTAGTGGCAGCGGTTGAAGAGCATGAAATTGAAAATAGTATTATCTCTGAAACATCCTCCTATTCTGAAAGGGGACTTTCTATTTATGAGGATCTTAGAAAAGATATTCTGGAGATCAAAGGTGCTCTTAGAGAACTCTTACAGAGCAATTCCAAAGGGCTTGCAGTCAAACTTTTAAAAGAAGGGGTTCCAGAGGAGATTGTGGAAAAGCTCGAGAAGTCCTCTCAGGATTTACCACAATTTGTCCTATCTGCTTTAAAAAGCAAGGGTGTAAATCCTCTTTCACGCCTTCAGGTTTTTGTGGGTGAGCCTGGGGTTGGAAAAACTACCTCTCTCTTTAAGCTTGCCTTCTGGTATAGAGTTCATAAAAATTCAAAAGTGGCAATTTTAAGTGTGGATAACTACAAAATTGGAGGAAAGGAACAGTCTCAGAAACTTTCAAATCTTCTTGAGATCCCCTTTTATCAATCTGATTGGGAGGATTTTCAAAAATTTCAAAGAGAATTTTTCTCTCAGTATGACTTTCTTTTGATTGATACCCCGAGTCTAAGCAAAAGATTTACCATTCATGATCTCTATGATCTATTTAAACTCTATCCTTTTTTGAGATTTTATTGGGTAGTTAGGGTTACGGAAAATGCTGAAAATATGTTAAAACTCTGGGAGGATTTAAAGGATTTACCTGTGGATGGAATAATTCTTACTTTTTTAGACAGATTATATTCTGGTTATAGACTTTTCTGGCTCTTAAAAGAGGAGATCCCAGCACCTCTTTTTGGCACAACAGGGGAGAGAATCCCTGAAGATTTGGAAATATTAGAAGGAAAGACTCTTTTGGGGTTATTTTTAAGAGGAATAAAAGATAAAGTTTTAGAATAA
- a CDS encoding MinD/ParA family protein, which translates to MQSFSIASGKGGVGKTSFVINLALGLSQLKQKVLIFDADLGLANVDIMLGISPKFDIRFVLNGSLSLKDIIYETEYGFSVIPAGSGVLELTQLNSNQKLLLRAQMEEAFSPFDYLFFDISAGISDNVLFFSQLAEERIVILTPEPTSMADAYAYLKVLYKKSKIKNYKLIVNMAKDNEEGKRVFHQLLYVIEKFLPEIKISLLGILPYDECVKRAIRSQTPYLIYCPEAKISFKIKEIAYKILNEKSRKKDKVLEEFLERFSAL; encoded by the coding sequence ATGCAAAGTTTTTCTATAGCCAGTGGTAAAGGTGGGGTGGGGAAGACCAGTTTTGTTATTAATTTGGCTTTGGGACTGAGCCAGCTCAAGCAAAAGGTCTTGATCTTTGATGCAGACCTTGGGCTTGCCAATGTGGACATAATGCTTGGAATCTCACCCAAGTTTGATATTCGTTTTGTTTTAAATGGTTCTCTTAGTCTCAAAGATATAATTTATGAAACAGAGTATGGATTTTCTGTTATACCTGCGGGTTCTGGAGTTTTGGAACTTACTCAGCTTAATTCTAATCAAAAATTGCTCCTTCGAGCCCAGATGGAAGAGGCCTTTTCCCCCTTTGATTATCTCTTTTTTGATATCTCAGCCGGAATCTCAGATAATGTTTTATTTTTCTCCCAGCTTGCCGAGGAAAGGATTGTTATTCTCACTCCTGAACCAACCTCTATGGCTGATGCCTATGCCTACTTGAAGGTTTTATATAAAAAGAGTAAAATTAAAAACTATAAGTTGATAGTTAATATGGCTAAGGATAATGAGGAGGGCAAAAGAGTGTTTCATCAGTTGCTCTATGTTATTGAAAAGTTTCTTCCAGAGATTAAGATAAGTCTTTTGGGAATATTGCCTTATGATGAGTGTGTTAAAAGGGCTATACGAAGTCAAACCCCTTATTTAATTTATTGCCCTGAGGCTAAGATTAGTTTCAAAATAAAAGAGATTGCCTATAAAATTTTAAATGAGAAATCAAGAAAGAAAGATAAAGTATTAGAGGAATTTTTAGAGAGATTTTCAGCCTTATAA
- a CDS encoding protein-glutamate methylesterase/protein-glutamine glutaminase: MRKLIVDILKKDPEIEIIGQAVNGKEAIEKAKVLKPDVITLDIEMPEMDGISALKILKKELPQTKIIMFSSLTQEGAKATIEALSLGAYDFVPKPSTKSFLESVKKIENDLLPKIKGITSSKEIKSFKITPSQKLLKPGLFRILGIGVSTGGPQTLIEIFKGIPKNFPSPILIVQHMPPLFTKQLADRLDKISPLQVKEAEDGEAIKEGVVYIAPGDYHMEVVKENTQKYIKLHQGPPVNNCRPAVDVLFNSLAEIYNGSSLVLILTGMGRDGAEGAKKVKLKGGGVIAQDAQTSVVFGMPRAVIEAGLADEVLSLSEIPKRLRELFRCY; the protein is encoded by the coding sequence ATGCGAAAACTCATTGTGGATATCCTGAAAAAGGATCCCGAGATTGAAATTATTGGTCAGGCTGTAAATGGAAAAGAGGCAATTGAAAAGGCAAAGGTTTTAAAACCTGATGTAATTACCCTTGACATAGAGATGCCTGAGATGGATGGTATTTCTGCTTTAAAGATTTTGAAAAAAGAGTTACCTCAAACCAAGATTATCATGTTTTCTTCGCTGACCCAGGAAGGGGCAAAAGCAACTATTGAGGCCCTATCGCTCGGGGCTTATGATTTCGTACCTAAGCCATCTACAAAGTCTTTTCTTGAAAGTGTGAAAAAGATTGAAAATGATCTTCTTCCCAAGATTAAGGGGATAACTTCATCTAAGGAAATTAAATCTTTTAAAATTACTCCTTCTCAAAAGCTCTTAAAGCCAGGGCTTTTTAGAATTTTAGGAATTGGGGTTTCTACAGGTGGTCCTCAGACCTTAATAGAAATCTTTAAAGGCATACCTAAAAATTTCCCAAGTCCCATTTTGATAGTTCAGCATATGCCCCCTTTATTTACTAAACAGCTTGCGGATAGATTGGATAAGATTTCTCCCCTTCAGGTTAAAGAAGCTGAGGACGGAGAGGCAATCAAGGAAGGGGTGGTTTACATTGCCCCAGGTGATTATCACATGGAGGTTGTAAAAGAAAATACTCAAAAATATATTAAGCTCCATCAAGGCCCACCTGTTAATAATTGTAGACCCGCAGTGGATGTCCTTTTTAATAGCTTAGCTGAGATTTACAATGGAAGTTCCCTGGTCTTGATTTTAACAGGAATGGGTAGAGATGGTGCTGAAGGAGCTAAAAAAGTAAAACTTAAGGGTGGAGGTGTAATAGCTCAGGATGCCCAGACCTCTGTTGTCTTTGGAATGCCAAGAGCAGTTATAGAGGCAGGCCTTGCAGATGAGGTTTTGAGCCTTTCTGAAATACCAAAAAGACTACGAGAACTTTTTAGGTGTTATTAA
- a CDS encoding sulfite exporter TauE/SafE family protein, translated as MINIYLPVALTSINVFLPALAGFAVGILSGLFGVGGGWLMTPLLMMMGINPVVAAGTDANQIVAASASGCYAHWRRGNVDFKLGFHLLIGSFTGGLLGVQLVKILRAMGNADILIKLCYVIMLGIIGTLMFFESLSALRKKEEEASQEKESQKPGGFKETLKNLPLQTFYSKAQIYQSVITTILLGFVVGILAAIMGVGGGFLMVPVMVYLLEVPMHVVVGTSLFIVLFTCIEVTILQSVMNHAVDIILAILLLLGSTIGAQIGTTLGAKLKGEQLRIILACIVLLVTIKMILGLTLTPSIFIAPKGGH; from the coding sequence ATGATTAACATTTATTTGCCCGTAGCTTTAACAAGCATTAATGTCTTTTTACCTGCCTTAGCAGGGTTTGCAGTTGGTATCCTGTCAGGTCTTTTTGGAGTAGGAGGGGGGTGGCTTATGACCCCTCTTTTAATGATGATGGGAATTAATCCGGTAGTTGCAGCAGGGACCGATGCCAATCAAATAGTGGCTGCCTCAGCCTCGGGATGCTATGCTCACTGGAGAAGAGGAAATGTAGATTTCAAGCTGGGCTTTCATCTTCTAATAGGAAGTTTTACAGGAGGATTGCTGGGGGTTCAATTAGTAAAAATCCTAAGGGCAATGGGTAATGCTGATATCCTTATCAAACTCTGTTATGTAATCATGCTTGGTATCATAGGAACTTTAATGTTTTTTGAAAGTCTGTCTGCCCTGAGAAAAAAAGAAGAGGAAGCATCACAAGAAAAAGAATCTCAAAAACCCGGTGGTTTTAAAGAAACTCTTAAGAATTTACCTCTTCAAACCTTTTATTCCAAGGCTCAGATTTATCAATCGGTAATTACTACTATACTACTTGGTTTTGTAGTAGGGATTTTAGCTGCCATTATGGGAGTAGGGGGAGGTTTTTTGATGGTGCCTGTTATGGTTTACCTTCTTGAGGTCCCCATGCATGTTGTTGTAGGAACAAGCTTGTTTATTGTTCTTTTTACCTGTATAGAGGTTACTATTTTACAATCAGTAATGAACCATGCCGTAGATATTATCCTTGCAATTCTCTTGCTCCTTGGTTCAACCATAGGGGCCCAGATTGGGACTACCCTGGGAGCAAAATTAAAAGGGGAACAGTTAAGAATAATTCTGGCCTGTATTGTTCTTCTGGTTACCATTAAGATGATTCTTGGCCTCACCCTTACACCCTCAATTTTTATTGCCCCAAAAGGAGGTCACTAA